A window from Actinomycetota bacterium encodes these proteins:
- a CDS encoding VOC family protein, with protein MSHPRFRVSAATFSSPDTRRLAQFYAQLLGWTVVADDGGWLRVRAPAGGMGLSFHHEDRYVPPVWPSSEGEQLMMVHLDIGCDDLEAGIARAVELGASLAITQPQPDVRVMLDPDGHPFCLFSSGPRGEFDIADWHGTDSIEQ; from the coding sequence ATGAGTCATCCCAGGTTCCGGGTATCGGCCGCCACCTTCTCGTCGCCGGACACCCGGCGGCTGGCCCAGTTCTACGCTCAACTGCTCGGCTGGACGGTCGTCGCCGACGACGGTGGCTGGCTGCGTGTGCGGGCTCCTGCCGGCGGAATGGGCTTGTCGTTTCACCACGAGGACCGGTACGTCCCGCCGGTCTGGCCGTCGAGTGAGGGCGAGCAACTGATGATGGTGCACCTGGACATCGGCTGCGATGATCTCGAAGCTGGCATTGCTCGTGCAGTCGAGTTGGGGGCGTCATTGGCCATTACTCAGCCCCAGCCAGACGTCCGAGTCATGTTGGACCCTGACGGCCACCCCTTCTGCTTGTTCTCGAGCGGCCCGCGCGGCGAGTTCGACATTGCCGACTGGCACGGGACTGACAGCATCGAGCAGTAA